The Stegostoma tigrinum isolate sSteTig4 chromosome 38, sSteTig4.hap1, whole genome shotgun sequence genome contains a region encoding:
- the LOC132206467 gene encoding uncharacterized protein LOC132206467 yields MVSQISQNYHQDCEAAVNKQINVELTASYLYQSLMSDFDRDDVALAHVSRFFKDQSQEKQEHAEKLLKFQNQRGGRVLLQDVKKPERDEWGNSLQALQVALDLEKNVNQSLLDLHQLSTAQTDPHMSYFDRDDVALPHFYQFFKHQSQEKREHAEKLLKFQNQRGGRVFLQDVKKPERDEWGNSLQAMQVALDLEKNVNQSLLDLHQLATAQTDPHLCDFLETHYLDEEVRIIKQLGDYITNLKRLGAPENGMGEYLFGSGPPHNWKSTSPELGKFSPNILNSHIPENHLQILWGYLIDKCNENCNRYCHLGNMLALSADSTSTMKNQTWRQKCSTCDTFLAAAETQNPEAYCV; encoded by the exons ATGGTctcccagatcagtcagaactatcaccaggattgtgaagctgctgtcaacaagcagattaatgtggagctcactgcctcctatctctatcagtctttg atGTCCGACTTTGACCGGGATGACGTGGCCCTCGCCCATGTCTCCCggttcttcaaagatcagtcccaggagaaacaggaacatgcagagaagctgctgaaattccagaatcagcgtggaggcagagtcctcctccaggatgtgaag aagccagagagggatgagtggggtaacagtCTGCAGGCGctgcaggttgccctggatctggagaagaatgtgaaccagagtttgctggatctacaccaactctccacagcccagactgaccctcat atgtcctactttgaccgggaCGATGTTGCCCTTCCCCATTTTTACCAGTTCTTCAAACATCAGTCTCAGGAGAAGcgggaacatgcagagaagctgctgaaattccagaatcagcgtggaggcagagtcttcctccaggatgtgaag aagccagagagggatgagtggggtaacagcctgcaggcaatgcaggttgccctggatctggagaagaatgtgaaccagagtttgttggatctacaccaactcgccactgcccagactgaccctcat ctgtgtgatttcctggagactcactatttggatgaggaggtgaggatcatcaagcaactcggggactacatcaccaacctgaagcgcctgggagcccctgagaatgggatgggagagtacctgttt GGCTCAGGCCCTCCCCATAACTGGAAGTCCACCAGCCCTGAGCTGGGGAAATTCAGCCCAAACATTCTCAACAGTCACATTCCAGAGAATCATCTCCAGATTCTCTGGGGCTACTTGATTGATA AATGCAATGAAAACTGTAACAGATACTGTCACCTTGGAAACATGCTGGCGTTAAGCGCTGATTCAACTTCAACAATGAAAAACCAAACATggagacagaaatgttcaacGTGCGATACGTTTCTAGCAGCAGCTGAGACACAGAACCCTGAGGCCTACTGTGTATAA
- the LOC132206406 gene encoding ferritin, middle subunit-like has protein sequence MASQISQNYHQDCEAAVNKQINVELTASYLYQSLMSYFDRDDVALAHFSRFFKDQSQEKREHAEKLLKFQNQRGGRVLLQDVKKPERDEWGNSLQAMQVALDLEKNVNQSLLDLHQLATAQTDPHLCDFLETHYLDEEVEIIKQLGDYITNLKRLGAPENGMGEYLFDRLSLEDSS, from the exons atggcctcccagatcagtcagaactatcaccaggattgtgaagctgctgtcaacaagcagattaatgtggagctcactgcctcctatctctatcagtctttg atgtcctactttgaccgggaCGATGTTGCCCTCGCCCATTTCTCCCggttcttcaaagatcagtcccaggagaagcgggaacatgcagaaaagctgctgaaattccagaatcagcgtggaggccgagtcctcctccaggatgtgaag aagccagagagggatgagtggggtaacagtctgcaggcaatgcaggttgccctggatctggagaagaatgtgaaccagagtttgctggatctcCACCAACTCGCCACAGcacagactgaccctcat ctgtgtgacttcctggagactcactatttggatgaggaggtggagatcatcaagcaacttggggactacatcaccaacctgaagcgcctgggagcccctgagaatgggatgggagagtacctgtttgacaggctctccctggaggacagcagttag